From the genome of Candidatus Methylarchaceae archaeon HK02M2, one region includes:
- the pheA gene encoding prephenate dehydratase — translation MRKNSMNLNNQRIAFQGELGAYSEEAAFKYFGNLIQTIGCKTLSDVFQILEENKVDFVIIPVENSLEGSIGQSYDLLLEYNLKAYGEIFHRIKHCLISFSNNDLKSIKTVYSHPQALGQCRKFLEELKCEIMPFYDTAGSVKMIKEKNLRNAAGIASERTAKIYGMKVIVEGIETNRNNYTRFLILSKKGSAPTGNDKTSIIFTTRHVPGALHNALRIFSDNDINLTKIESRPIVGRPWEYNFYLDFEGHYTDKIVSKALQILKRNSLFVKIIGSYPKAKENFSKE, via the coding sequence ATGAGGAAAAATTCAATGAATTTGAATAATCAAAGAATTGCTTTTCAAGGAGAACTTGGTGCTTACAGTGAAGAAGCTGCTTTCAAATATTTTGGAAACTTGATACAAACGATAGGATGTAAAACATTGTCGGATGTTTTTCAAATTTTAGAAGAAAATAAAGTTGATTTTGTAATAATTCCCGTTGAAAATTCGTTAGAAGGAAGCATAGGCCAATCTTACGATTTGCTATTAGAATATAATTTGAAAGCCTATGGAGAAATTTTTCACAGAATAAAACATTGTTTAATATCGTTTTCTAATAATGATCTGAAATCTATTAAAACGGTTTACTCACATCCTCAGGCGTTAGGACAATGTAGAAAATTTTTAGAAGAATTGAAATGCGAAATAATGCCTTTTTATGATACTGCTGGTAGCGTCAAAATGATAAAAGAGAAGAATTTAAGAAATGCTGCGGGAATAGCCAGTGAAAGGACAGCAAAAATTTATGGAATGAAAGTTATCGTAGAAGGTATAGAAACCAATCGTAATAATTACACAAGATTTTTAATATTATCGAAAAAGGGTTCAGCACCAACAGGGAATGATAAAACCTCTATTATATTCACAACTAGGCACGTTCCTGGAGCTTTACATAATGCCTTAAGAATTTTTTCAGACAATGATATTAATCTAACAAAGATAGAATCAAGACCAATCGTTGGAAGACCTTGGGAATACAATTTCTATTTAGATTTTGAAGGTCATTATACAGACAAAATAGTTAGCAAAGCATTACAAATTTTAAAGCGTAATTCTCTATTCGTAAAAATAATAGGTTCTTATCCTAAGGCAAAAGAAAATTTCAGTAAAGAGTAA